A window of the Herpetosiphon gulosus genome harbors these coding sequences:
- a CDS encoding ELWxxDGT repeat protein → MKRWMLLFLIVVSLVLPQASSAAEQQCFEQTGFCTDGRFLEYWRQNGGLEVFGYPLSTIEIVYNQDSQMHFLTQQFERARFELHPEFAAPYDMLLGRLGDDLLRYRNIDSAMLPREAGAKAGCLWFETTGHNVCNQANGLGFMSYWQNHGLNDPKLDAFGRSLQLFGYPLTEPAIETNANGDSVLTQHFERARFEWHPNQSDQFKVLLGLVGKESQQLVYGESSSLSELTLVNNTLFFTADDGVHGRELWKSDGTEAGTSLVKDLKVGAEWSGIYELAAVNQGVIFAVNKQDKDYQLWFSDGTEAGTRLIKSFGPNAKINNLKTLGNGSIFWVNDAVHGIEPWYSNGTETGTYLLSDINPGLADSAVYNNYGSYWVDYAPIAGGMAFFAQNIQIGNQIWWTDGSIANTRQVSRLDKSGGMLELEALDEQHLIATSYQNTTMGVWNITLATGEQQLLASYLIIATTRNPAPVVQLTQAGGMVYYLSKTQNGTITLWQTNGQASQTIQPNLQGYKAENLLAANDQLYVKLISSHGIQAGWWYFDSSKGLTQLTPLPLRIQASNNGLLGWESIAGGLRFYSSNGPNQALRYRSSVMGKQTSFPDTANDRFFAIPSFQYGTELWYNDGSTLRMVKDIHP, encoded by the coding sequence ATGAAACGTTGGATGCTATTATTTCTGATCGTTGTAAGTTTGGTGCTCCCTCAGGCAAGCAGCGCTGCCGAACAACAGTGTTTTGAGCAAACAGGCTTTTGTACTGACGGGCGTTTTTTAGAGTATTGGCGGCAAAATGGTGGCTTGGAAGTCTTCGGTTATCCGTTGAGCACAATTGAAATTGTCTACAATCAGGATAGCCAGATGCATTTCCTGACTCAACAATTTGAGCGTGCTCGCTTTGAGTTGCACCCTGAATTTGCCGCGCCCTACGACATGTTGCTTGGGCGTTTGGGTGATGATCTGCTGCGCTACCGTAATATTGATAGTGCCATGCTGCCACGTGAGGCAGGTGCAAAAGCAGGCTGTTTGTGGTTTGAAACGACTGGACACAATGTCTGTAATCAAGCTAATGGCCTTGGTTTTATGAGCTATTGGCAAAATCATGGCTTGAACGACCCCAAACTTGATGCTTTTGGCCGTTCATTACAATTATTTGGGTACCCGCTGACTGAGCCAGCCATAGAAACCAATGCCAATGGCGATAGCGTGCTTACCCAACATTTTGAGCGTGCTCGTTTCGAATGGCATCCTAATCAGTCCGATCAGTTCAAAGTGCTGCTTGGCTTAGTCGGCAAAGAATCGCAACAATTAGTCTATGGCGAAAGCTCAAGCCTATCTGAACTAACCCTCGTCAATAACACGCTCTTTTTTACTGCCGATGATGGCGTTCATGGCCGCGAATTATGGAAAAGCGATGGCACTGAAGCTGGCACTAGCTTGGTCAAAGATCTGAAAGTTGGCGCTGAATGGAGTGGAATTTATGAATTAGCCGCTGTCAATCAGGGCGTTATTTTTGCCGTCAACAAGCAAGATAAGGATTATCAATTATGGTTCAGTGATGGCACTGAGGCTGGTACGCGCTTAATCAAAAGCTTTGGCCCAAACGCTAAGATCAACAATCTCAAAACATTGGGCAATGGGAGTATCTTTTGGGTGAATGATGCAGTTCATGGCATAGAACCATGGTATAGCAACGGTACTGAAACTGGTACATATTTGCTGAGTGACATCAACCCAGGCCTTGCAGATTCAGCAGTTTACAACAATTATGGATCTTATTGGGTTGACTATGCCCCCATCGCGGGAGGTATGGCCTTTTTTGCCCAAAACATCCAAATTGGCAACCAAATCTGGTGGACAGATGGCAGCATTGCCAATACTCGCCAAGTCAGTCGTTTGGATAAATCGGGGGGCATGCTTGAGTTAGAAGCATTAGATGAGCAACATCTGATTGCTACATCCTATCAAAATACAACGATGGGCGTTTGGAATATTACGCTGGCTACAGGCGAACAACAATTATTAGCCAGCTATCTGATAATTGCCACAACCCGCAACCCAGCGCCAGTCGTACAACTAACCCAAGCCGGTGGCATGGTTTATTACCTTAGCAAAACCCAAAATGGCACAATCACCTTATGGCAAACGAATGGTCAAGCAAGCCAAACAATTCAACCCAATTTACAAGGCTACAAAGCCGAAAACCTCTTAGCTGCAAACGATCAATTGTATGTGAAGCTGATAAGTTCGCACGGAATTCAGGCTGGCTGGTGGTATTTCGATTCAAGTAAAGGGTTGACTCAACTAACGCCATTGCCGCTGCGTATTCAGGCCTCGAACAATGGCTTACTGGGCTGGGAATCGATCGCTGGAGGATTACGGTTCTATAGCAGTAATGGGCCAAATCAAGCACTACGCTATCGTAGCTCAGTGATGGGCAAGCAGACATCCTTCCCTGATACGGCCAATGATCGATTTTTCGCCATCCCTAGTTTTCAGTATGGCACGGAGCTATGGTATAACGATGGCAGCACCCTGCGGATGGTCAAAGATATTCACCCATAA